Proteins found in one Streptomyces sp. NBC_00461 genomic segment:
- a CDS encoding AAA family ATPase, with translation MFTSVDDVSARLAAIGYLASPAVATTVFLADRLGKPLLVEGPAGVGKTELAKAVAEVAQARLVRLQCYEGVDESRALYEWNHAKQLLRISAGRDETWDEARTDIFSEEFLLTRPLLTAIRGDDPKVLLIDETDKADVEVEGLLLEVLSDFQVTVPELGTITATRRPFVVLTSNASRELSEALRRRCLFLHIGFPDEELERRIVRLKVPGLDEALTTSVVRVVGALRAMDLRKVPSVAETIDWARTLLALGADTLDETVVHDSLGVLLKHQDDVLKAAAKLDLDAV, from the coding sequence CTGTTCACATCCGTCGACGACGTCTCCGCGCGTCTCGCCGCCATCGGATATCTCGCCTCGCCCGCGGTCGCCACGACCGTCTTCCTCGCCGACCGGCTGGGCAAGCCGCTGCTGGTGGAGGGCCCCGCCGGGGTCGGCAAGACCGAGCTGGCCAAGGCCGTCGCCGAGGTGGCGCAGGCGCGGCTGGTCCGGCTGCAGTGCTACGAGGGCGTCGACGAGTCCCGGGCGCTGTACGAGTGGAACCACGCCAAGCAGCTGCTGCGCATCAGCGCGGGCCGCGACGAGACGTGGGACGAGGCGCGTACGGACATCTTCAGCGAGGAGTTCCTGCTCACGCGGCCCCTGCTCACCGCCATCCGTGGTGACGACCCCAAGGTGCTGCTGATCGACGAGACCGACAAGGCGGACGTGGAGGTGGAGGGCCTGCTCCTGGAGGTGCTGAGCGACTTCCAGGTCACCGTCCCCGAACTCGGCACGATCACCGCGACCCGGCGTCCCTTCGTCGTCCTCACCTCCAACGCCAGCCGCGAGCTGTCCGAGGCGCTGCGACGCCGTTGCCTCTTCCTCCACATCGGCTTCCCCGACGAGGAGTTGGAGCGTCGCATCGTACGGCTGAAGGTGCCCGGTCTTGATGAGGCACTGACGACTTCGGTGGTCCGCGTGGTCGGTGCCCTGCGCGCGATGGACCTGCGAAAGGTGCCCTCGGTCGCCGAGACGATCGACTGGGCGCGCACGCTCCTCGCGCTGGGCGCCGACACCCTCGACGAGACCGTCGTACATGACAGCCTGGGCGTTCTGCTCAAGCACCAGGACGACGTCCTCAAGGCGGCCGCCAAGCTCGACCTGGACGCCGTGTGA